In Haemophilus parainfluenzae, the sequence TTTGAAGCGCCAGATGAAATTTTAGTTGATGTCATCCGCAACTTACCTTCTGCACAAGGTTATTGTGACTCTAAAGGCTTGTATTCCGCACGTAAAGCTATCGTGCAATACTACCAATCCAAAGGCATTCATGATTCAACGGTAAACGATGTGTACATCGGGAATGGTGTGTCTGAATTGATTACCATGTCAATGCAAGCCCTTCTTAATGATGGTGATGAGGTATTAGTACCAATGCCAGATTATCCGTTATGGACAGCGGCTGTAACGCTTTCTGGCGGGAAAGCGGTACATTATTTATGTGATGAAGAAGCGGGCTGGTTCCCTGCTATTGATGATATTCGCGCGAAAGTCAATGCCAAAACTAAAGCTATCGTGGTGATCAACCCAAATAACCCGACTGGTGCGGTATACAGTAAAGCATTGCTCGAAGAAATTATCGAAGTAGCACGTGAAAATAATCTGATTATTTTTGCGGATGAAATTTATGACAAAATTCTCTACGATGGTGCTGTCCACCATCATATCGCTGCCCTTGCACCAGATGTATTAACGATTACATTCAATGGTTTATCAAAAGCGTATCGTGTTGCAGGTTTCCGCCAAGGTTGGATGATTTTAAATGGTCCAAAACAACACGCAAAAGGCTATATTGAAGGCTTAGATATGCTGGCATCTATGCGTTTATGCGCAAACGTACCAATGCAGCACGCCATTCAAACCGCATTAGGCGGCTATCAAAGCATCAATGAATTTATTCAACCTGGCGGTCGTTTACTTGAACAACGTAATAAAGCCTACGAATTACTCACTCAAATCCCTGGTGTTAGCTGCGTAAAACCAATGGGGGCAATGTATATGTTCCCGAAACTCGACATCAAAAAATTCAACATTCATAGTGATGAAAAATTTGTACTCGATTTACTACGTAAAGAAAAAGTGCTTTTGGTACATGGTAAAGGCTTTAACTGGCACTCGCCTGATCACTTCCGTGTGGTGACTCTCCCTTATGCAGGCCAATTAGAAGAAGCGATTGGCAAACTAGCACGATTCTTAGAAACTTATCAGCAATAATAAAAAAGAGCGGTTAATTAACCGCTCTTTTTTTATTTCATGATTTATATCTAAGCCCAGAAATAGCGCACAACATGGAAGAAAATTGGTGCAGAGAAACAAAGCGAATCCATACGATCTAAAATACCGCCATGACCGCTGATCATATTCCCCCAGTCTTTCACGCCCATACTGCGTTTCATTGCTGACATCACGAGTCCACCCAAGAATCCCATTAGGCAAATTAACATGCTCATTAAAAACGCCTGCCATGCATTAAATGGTGTCATCCAATGAAGTAGCATACCTAATAAACTTGCACTTAATACACCGCCAACAAAGCCTTCTACTGTTTTGGATGGGGATAAGGTTGGCGCAATTTTATGTTTGCCGAAGAGTTTACCCCAAACATATTGCAACACATCGCTAGACTGTACCACCAAGATTAAAAAAATCATTAATAACAGATTTTTTCCTTCATAACCTGAGATATCAAGTGTCAGTAAAGCCGGAATATGTGAAATACAGAATACACTAATCATCAATGCCCACTGAATTTTCGTAGAACGATCTAAGAAATTCGCAGGATCACCCAGTAATGCTGAAAGAATCGGTAAAAATAAGAAGCCATATACTGGAATGAAGATAGTAAACATACTAAACCAATCAATGGCGACTAAAAAATATTGCAATGGTAAGATCACATAAAAACAGGCTGCAAGTGCAAGATGATCGCCTCGACGAATATTCAATAGAGAAAGAAACTCACGCAATCCCATAAATGAAATAATCAAAAAGAGCACAATCACGCCATAAAAACCCAATAAGCTCGCAATAAAGATAATCCCAATCATCACCCACCAAGCATTGATGCGTGCATTCAGATTATCAATGACACTATTAGGTGTATCCACGCCCGCTCTGCGTTTTAAAACATATCCCACTGTGGAAGCAAAAATTAAGGCGATAAATAAACCACCGAAGAGTTGCCATATTTCTGTCATCATTTACTCCTAAGATTTGCCTTTTTCACTGATGTTTAAACTTAATAATGCCGATTGCGCACGTGTTAAAAATTCACCTTTAGTCTCATCTGTCCCAATTTTTAATGGTTCACCGACATAAAGATCACATAACAACGGGATCGGTAAAATAAAGCCTTTTGGTAAAACGTTATTCATATTGCTAATCCAAACTGGGACAAATTCACAATCAAGATTTTCTTTTGCTAGGTAATACAAGCCACTTTTAAAGGGTTGGAGAGGCAAATCATCATCCGTTTTACGGGTTCCTTCAGGGAAAAGAATAAGCGAATCATTCTCCAATGCTTCCGTCATTTGTCGTATTGCCGCTTGTGGATCTTGGCTATTACGCTCAATAAGTAACATATTAAACACTTTATTAGCTAGAAAACGACGAATTGCGCCTTTCGTCCAATAATCTTTGCCTGCGACAGGGCGAGTTTGTTTTCTCACTTCATAAGGTAATGAAATCCAAAGTAAGATGAAATCACCATGGCTGTTATGATTGGCAAAATAGACACGATGCCCCTCTGAAGATTGTTCAGAAATTGCTGCTTGAGGTCGAACACCTGTAATAAAAGAGGCAAAACGACACAATAAAAAATCGATTAATCTCGCGATCATATTTACTCCTATTACTCTGCCACTTCCGCTAATCCATTTTTTACTCGCTTAATACAAGTCACGATGAGCAAGATAATCAGGATATTCGCTACCCACCAGAAAAGTGAATGCAAACTACCATTCACCGCATAGAGTAAACCGAGTACACCAAACACAAACGCACGATCGCTTTTACCCATTGGACCATCATAACGACGTGTTTTGCCTTGAACTTGTCCCAAAATGCCACATAACTCACTCAACGCCGCAAGCCAAATAATACTTGAGATTTGAATACCATCAAAAGGCGCGACAAAAGCAAAAGGAAGGTAAAGTGCTGCATCAGAGACGACATCAGTAATTTCATTAAGATAACCCCCTAATCGACTTTTTTGATTAAACTCACGCGCTAGCATGCCATCAACAGCATTTAACGCCATACGTAAAAACAACCAAATAGGAATAAGGAAGAAAAGAGTGGAAAATGTCGGGAATAGTGCGAGAACCACACCTAATAAAATTGAAAGTAAGCAAGCAATTAGCGTAACTTGATTTGCTGTCACGCCTTTTGCTGCTAATTGCCTAACTAAAGGCCGAAGTAAATTCTGAAATTTGGGTTTTAAGGCATAGATACTCATCTACCATCTCCTTGTTTTTATTAGTAAACATAAAAATTTCGCTAATAATAGAATAGTATAGAGTATTACTCAAGTTTTTATTCGTCCATATACCCCAAACTTCTTAAGGCCCGTTCATCGTCCGCCCAACCAGACTTCACTTTGACCCAAAGTTCTAGGTGGACTTTATTATCAAATAAGCGTTCCATGTCAGCGCGCGCTTCCATACCAATGGTTTTAATTTTTTGTCCTTGAGCACCAATCACCATTTTCTTTTGACCTTCACGCTCAACTAAAATCAAACCATTAATCTCGTAAGTACCACGCTCATTTACTTTGAATTGTTCAATTTCAACGGTCACAGAATAAGGTAATTCCTCACCGGTAAAGCGCATCAATTTTTCACGGATAATTTCCGACGCCATAAAACGTTGTGAACGATCGGTCACGTAATCTTCAGGGAAGTGATGAACACCTTTACGTAAGGACTGACGAACAATTTTCTCTAATTGATGCACGTTATTACCACGTTGTGCAGAAATCGGCACAATATGCGCGAAATCAAACTTACTGCCTAAATCAGTAATAAATGGCAACAAATCATCTTTATTCTTGACGTTATCAACTTTGTTGATAGCGAGTACAACAGGCGCTTTGGCATTACGTAATTTGTTTAACACCATTTCATCATCGGCATTCCAATGTGTGCCATCCACGACGAAAATAATAAGATCCACATCCCCGATCGCTGAGCTGGCTGCACGATTCATTAAACGGTTAATCGCTCGTTTTTCTTCGATATGAAGTCCCGGCGTATCCACATAAATTTCTTGGTAGATGCCTTCGGTTTTAATTCCCACAATACGGTGACGCGTGGTTTGTGCCTTGCGGGAAGTAATCGAGATTTTT encodes:
- a CDS encoding pyridoxal phosphate-dependent aminotransferase, translated to MRSFPKSDKLEHVCYDIRGPVHKEALRLEEEGNKILKLNIGNPAPFGFEAPDEILVDVIRNLPSAQGYCDSKGLYSARKAIVQYYQSKGIHDSTVNDVYIGNGVSELITMSMQALLNDGDEVLVPMPDYPLWTAAVTLSGGKAVHYLCDEEAGWFPAIDDIRAKVNAKTKAIVVINPNNPTGAVYSKALLEEIIEVARENNLIIFADEIYDKILYDGAVHHHIAALAPDVLTITFNGLSKAYRVAGFRQGWMILNGPKQHAKGYIEGLDMLASMRLCANVPMQHAIQTALGGYQSINEFIQPGGRLLEQRNKAYELLTQIPGVSCVKPMGAMYMFPKLDIKKFNIHSDEKFVLDLLRKEKVLLVHGKGFNWHSPDHFRVVTLPYAGQLEEAIGKLARFLETYQQ
- a CDS encoding phosphatidate cytidylyltransferase → MTEIWQLFGGLFIALIFASTVGYVLKRRAGVDTPNSVIDNLNARINAWWVMIGIIFIASLLGFYGVIVLFLIISFMGLREFLSLLNIRRGDHLALAACFYVILPLQYFLVAIDWFSMFTIFIPVYGFLFLPILSALLGDPANFLDRSTKIQWALMISVFCISHIPALLTLDISGYEGKNLLLMIFLILVVQSSDVLQYVWGKLFGKHKIAPTLSPSKTVEGFVGGVLSASLLGMLLHWMTPFNAWQAFLMSMLICLMGFLGGLVMSAMKRSMGVKDWGNMISGHGGILDRMDSLCFSAPIFFHVVRYFWA
- a CDS encoding lysophospholipid acyltransferase family protein, with protein sequence MIARLIDFLLCRFASFITGVRPQAAISEQSSEGHRVYFANHNSHGDFILLWISLPYEVRKQTRPVAGKDYWTKGAIRRFLANKVFNMLLIERNSQDPQAAIRQMTEALENDSLILFPEGTRKTDDDLPLQPFKSGLYYLAKENLDCEFVPVWISNMNNVLPKGFILPIPLLCDLYVGEPLKIGTDETKGEFLTRAQSALLSLNISEKGKS
- a CDS encoding CDP-alcohol phosphatidyltransferase family protein, whose amino-acid sequence is MSIYALKPKFQNLLRPLVRQLAAKGVTANQVTLIACLLSILLGVVLALFPTFSTLFFLIPIWLFLRMALNAVDGMLAREFNQKSRLGGYLNEITDVVSDAALYLPFAFVAPFDGIQISSIIWLAALSELCGILGQVQGKTRRYDGPMGKSDRAFVFGVLGLLYAVNGSLHSLFWWVANILIILLIVTCIKRVKNGLAEVAE
- the era gene encoding GTPase Era; this translates as MTELNQEQETYCGFIAIVGRPNVGKSTLLNKILGQKISITSRKAQTTRHRIVGIKTEGIYQEIYVDTPGLHIEEKRAINRLMNRAASSAIGDVDLIIFVVDGTHWNADDEMVLNKLRNAKAPVVLAINKVDNVKNKDDLLPFITDLGSKFDFAHIVPISAQRGNNVHQLEKIVRQSLRKGVHHFPEDYVTDRSQRFMASEIIREKLMRFTGEELPYSVTVEIEQFKVNERGTYEINGLILVEREGQKKMVIGAQGQKIKTIGMEARADMERLFDNKVHLELWVKVKSGWADDERALRSLGYMDE